A single region of the Pseudomonas sp. VD-NE ins genome encodes:
- a CDS encoding DUF2790 domain-containing protein: MKTLLLALTALLATGSVFAANMPDSAVIHDKSGFYVNLDVDKVLSSTDISQACGVVPAQLNYLDHQGREHVLNYDVQGSGCINDH; this comes from the coding sequence ATGAAAACCCTCCTGCTCGCCCTCACCGCCCTCCTCGCCACCGGCAGCGTGTTCGCCGCAAACATGCCCGACAGCGCCGTGATTCATGACAAATCCGGTTTCTACGTCAATCTGGATGTCGACAAAGTCCTGTCCAGCACCGATATTTCACAAGCGTGTGGCGTGGTCCCGGCGCAATTGAATTACCTCGACCATCAGGGCCGCGAGCATGTGCTGAACTATGACGTACAAGGCAGCGGCTGCATCAATGACCATTGA
- a CDS encoding heavy metal response regulator transcription factor: MNILVVEDEPKAGNYLLNGLQELGYSVSLARDGADGLHLALEHDFDVIVLDVMMPKMDGWEVLRRLRKEADTPVLFLTARDDIADRVKGLELGADDYLIKPFSFAELVARLRTLTRRGPIHEDEQLQVADLQIDVLKRRVSRAGVRITLTNKEFALLQLFASHTGQVLARSLIASRVWDMNFDSDTNVVDVAVRRLRAKIDDPFQLKLIHSVRGIGYRFDTQP; encoded by the coding sequence ATGAATATTCTGGTTGTCGAAGACGAACCCAAGGCCGGCAATTACCTGCTCAACGGTTTGCAGGAACTGGGTTACAGCGTCAGCCTCGCTCGCGATGGCGCTGACGGCTTGCACCTGGCGCTGGAACACGACTTCGATGTGATCGTGCTCGATGTGATGATGCCGAAAATGGATGGCTGGGAAGTCCTGCGCCGGCTGCGCAAGGAAGCCGACACGCCGGTGCTGTTCCTCACCGCCCGCGATGACATCGCCGACCGCGTCAAAGGCCTCGAACTGGGCGCCGATGATTACCTGATCAAGCCGTTTTCCTTCGCCGAACTGGTGGCGCGCCTGCGTACCCTGACCCGACGCGGGCCGATTCATGAAGACGAACAACTGCAAGTCGCCGACCTGCAGATCGACGTGCTCAAGCGCCGCGTAAGCCGCGCCGGGGTGCGCATCACCCTGACCAACAAGGAGTTCGCGTTGTTGCAATTGTTCGCCAGCCATACCGGACAAGTGCTGGCGCGTTCGCTGATCGCCTCGCGGGTCTGGGACATGAATTTCGACAGCGACACCAACGTCGTCGACGTCGCCGTGCGCCGCTTGCGGGCGAAAATCGATGATCCGTTCCAGCTCAAGCTGATCCACAGCGTGCGTGGCATCGGCTATCGCTTCGATACGCAGCCATGA